The Pleuronectes platessa chromosome 10, fPlePla1.1, whole genome shotgun sequence genome contains a region encoding:
- the prss35 gene encoding inactive serine protease 35 → MGPIPLCVLLPVVLAVTLAAAAEENAVDDEYTWPHWKVPLVRKRRTVHLSSPDFSANPQPELSGTCGIECQRRLPTPSLQDLEQFLSYETVYENGTRTFTSVSVQGVNEVTALSKNSSTGSRHKREVYGTDSRFTISDKQFSTKYPFSTSVKLSTGCSGVLVSPKHVLTAAHCIHDGKDYLSGVQKLRVGILKEKSRRGKGGKGKGGRGKGKRRKGDKDKEDVEEQEKSVGKGDHKGKGKGRKSRSRRSAESEKPSFRWTRVKQTQIPKGWFKGVSDGLAADYDYAVLELKKAPKVKYMDIGVIPSVKKLPAGRIHFSGFDDDRPGNLVYRFCSVSEESNDLLYQHCDAKPGSSGSGVYIRLKEPGKKKWTRKIIGVFSGHQWVDVSGNGMQQDYNVAVRITPVKYAQICYWVHGDSSECQGA, encoded by the coding sequence ATGGGCCCCATTCCCCTGTGTGTCCTGCTACCGGTTGTACTGGCTGTGACgttggctgcagctgctgaggagaACGCAGTCGATGATGAGTATACCTGGCCACATTGGAAGGTGCCTCTGGTAAGAAAAAGACGTACTGTGCATCTCAGCAGCCCCGACTTCTCAGCCAATCCCCAACCGGAGTTAAGTGGGACCTGTGGGATCGAGTGTCAGCGTCGCCTCCCTACACCGTCTCTGCAAGACCTGGAGCAGTTCCTGTCCTATGAGACGGTCTACGAAAATGGTACACGCACGTTTACCTCAGTCTCTGTGCAAGGTGTCAATGAGGTGACAGCCTTGTCCAAAAATTCCTCAACTGGCTCACGCCATAAACGGGAGGTTTACGGCACAGACAGCCGCTTTACTATCTCTGATAAGCAGTTCTCTACCAAATATCCCTTCTCCACCTCTGTGAAGCTCTCCACAGGATGTTCTGGGGTTCTGGTGTCACCGAAACATGTACTGACGGCTGCCCACTGCATTCATGATGGGAAGGATTACCTAAGCGGAGTGCAGAAGCTACGTGTTGGTATTCTGAAGGAGAAGTCCAGACGAGGGAAAGGAGGCAAAGGGAAAGGAGGGCGAGGAAAGGGAAAAAGGAGAAAGGGAGACAAAGATAAAGAAGATGTCGAAGAACAGGAAAAGAGCGTTGGGAAAGGGGATCATAAAGGGAAGGGGAAAGGTAGGAAGAGCCGGAGTCGGCGAAGTGCAGAATCAGAGAAACCTTCTTTCAGGTGGACCAGGGTCAAGCAGACCCAGATTCCAAAGGGCTGGTTCAAAGGTGTGTCTGATGGACTGGCTGCAGATTATGACTACGCTGTTCTTGAGCTGAAGAAAGCCCCAAAAGTCAAGTACATGGATATTGGCGTTATCCCCTCAGTTAAGAAGCTCCCCGCTGGGAGGATCCACTTCTCTGGCTTTGATGATGACCGGCCTGGCAACCTGGTCTACCGGTTCTGCTCAGTGTCTGAGGAGTCCAATGATTTACTTTATCAGCACTGTGATGCCAAACCTGGCTCCAGTGGCTCAGGAGTCTACATCCGCCTGAAGGAGCCCGGCAAGAAAAAGTGGACGAGGAAGATCATTGGGGTTTTCTCCGGTCACCAGTGGGTGGACGTAAGCGGAAACGGGATGCAACAGGATTACAACGTGGCAGTGAGGATAACACCCGTCAAATATGCTCAGATCTGCTACTGGGTCCACGGGGACTCAAGTGAGTGCCAGGGGGCCTAA